From Actinosynnema mirum DSM 43827, a single genomic window includes:
- the nadD gene encoding nicotinate-nucleotide adenylyltransferase produces MSKRRIGVMGGTFDPVHHGHLVAASEVQARFDLDEVVFVPTGRPWQKSAREVSAAEDRYLMTVIATASNPRFSVSRVDIDRAGPTYTVDTLSDLKAAHPDDDLFFITGADALEQILSWHHADEAFSLAHFIGVTRPGYTLDAKHLPPGAVSLVEVPAMAISSTAVRDRTAGGLPVWYLVPDGVVQYISKRGLYSLPG; encoded by the coding sequence ATGTCCAAGCGTCGCATAGGCGTCATGGGTGGCACCTTCGACCCGGTGCACCACGGTCACCTCGTCGCGGCCAGCGAGGTCCAGGCCCGGTTCGACCTGGACGAGGTCGTCTTCGTGCCCACCGGCAGGCCGTGGCAGAAGTCCGCCAGGGAGGTCAGCGCCGCCGAGGACCGCTACCTCATGACGGTCATCGCCACCGCGTCGAACCCGCGCTTCTCGGTCAGCCGCGTCGACATCGACCGCGCTGGCCCCACCTACACGGTCGACACCCTGTCCGACCTGAAGGCCGCGCACCCCGACGACGACCTGTTCTTCATCACCGGCGCGGACGCCCTGGAGCAGATCCTGTCCTGGCACCACGCCGACGAGGCCTTCAGCCTCGCCCACTTCATCGGCGTCACCCGGCCGGGCTACACCCTGGACGCCAAGCACCTGCCACCCGGCGCGGTCAGCCTCGTCGAGGTCCCCGCCATGGCCATCTCCTCCACCGCCGTGCGCGACCGCACCGCCGGGGGGCTGCCCGTCTGGTACCTCGTGCCGGACGGGGTCGTGCAGTACATCTCCAAGCGCGGCCTCTACTCGCTGCCCGGCTGA
- the octT gene encoding diglucosylglycerate octanoyltransferase produces MRLLVLGDSLTFHGPAGPLPADDPGLWPNVAAAALGGRAELVAGFGWTARDAWWALTGDPRVWALLPRTDVLVLAVGHMDTLPSPLPTYLRQGLRYLRPDGLRRRARALYRAAQPVLSRATGGRPVALPPALTRRYLSDSLRAVRQFRPGLPAVGMVPSVHRSPLYANVHTGRAAGERAVREWAAADGVPLLDVPALVRAHLRDGLGNPDGMHWGWESHRAVGTAMAALVEAASVRRGTPGGP; encoded by the coding sequence GTGAGACTGCTCGTCCTCGGCGACTCGCTCACCTTCCACGGACCGGCCGGGCCGCTGCCCGCCGACGACCCTGGGCTGTGGCCGAACGTGGCCGCCGCCGCGCTGGGCGGCCGGGCCGAGCTGGTCGCCGGGTTCGGGTGGACCGCCCGCGACGCCTGGTGGGCGCTCACCGGCGACCCGAGGGTGTGGGCGCTGCTGCCGCGCACCGACGTGCTCGTGCTGGCCGTGGGGCACATGGACACGCTGCCCTCGCCCCTGCCGACCTACCTGCGGCAGGGGCTGCGCTACCTGCGGCCGGACGGGCTGCGGCGGCGCGCCCGCGCGCTCTACCGGGCCGCCCAGCCGGTGCTGTCCCGCGCGACCGGCGGGCGTCCGGTCGCGCTGCCGCCCGCGCTGACCAGGCGGTACCTCTCGGACTCGCTGCGCGCGGTCCGGCAGTTCCGGCCGGGGCTGCCCGCCGTGGGGATGGTGCCCTCGGTGCACCGGTCCCCGCTGTACGCGAACGTGCACACCGGGCGCGCGGCGGGGGAGCGGGCGGTGCGGGAGTGGGCCGCGGCGGACGGGGTGCCGCTGCTGGACGTCCCCGCGCTGGTCCGGGCGCACCTGCGCGACGGGCTGGGCAACCCGGACGGGATGCACTGGGGCTGGGAGTCGCACCGGGCGGTCGGGACCGCGATGGCGGCCCTGGTCGAGGCCGCATCCGTGCGGCGGGGGACGCCGGGCGGCCCGTAG
- a CDS encoding ferredoxin: MTEWSVEVDRDTCIGSGTCAAIAADHFRLDDGRATPLASPVEPADEVVDAAESCPVEAILVRDASGEVVAPQD; this comes from the coding sequence GTGACCGAGTGGAGCGTCGAGGTCGACCGGGACACCTGCATCGGGTCGGGGACGTGCGCGGCCATCGCCGCGGACCACTTCCGGCTGGACGACGGCAGGGCGACGCCGCTCGCGTCCCCGGTCGAGCCCGCCGACGAGGTCGTGGACGCCGCCGAGTCCTGTCCGGTCGAGGCGATCCTGGTGCGCGACGCGAGTGGCGAGGTCGTCGCACCGCAGGACTGA
- a CDS encoding histidine phosphatase family protein, whose product MTLSRLVLWRHGETDYNATGRMQGHLDSELTETGWNQARFAVPVLTAFAPELVVASDLRRARDTATVFTEATGVPLRVDARLRETRLGKWQGLTVDEIEAEWPGALGAWRFDGTISPPDGEARVEVADRAAEVVAEVDAETDGTALLCAHGGLISSLTGRLLELPVDRWGLLGGISNCHWTVFTRRPGGDPRWRLTSYNAGTTR is encoded by the coding sequence ATGACGCTCTCCCGGCTCGTGCTGTGGCGGCACGGTGAGACCGACTACAACGCGACCGGCCGGATGCAGGGCCACCTGGACTCGGAGCTGACCGAGACCGGGTGGAACCAGGCCCGGTTCGCGGTCCCGGTCCTCACCGCGTTCGCACCCGAGCTGGTGGTGGCCTCGGACCTGCGCAGGGCCCGCGACACCGCGACCGTGTTCACCGAGGCCACCGGCGTCCCCCTGCGCGTCGACGCCCGGCTGCGCGAGACGCGGCTGGGCAAGTGGCAGGGGCTCACCGTCGACGAGATCGAGGCCGAGTGGCCGGGCGCGCTCGGCGCGTGGCGCTTCGACGGCACGATCTCCCCGCCCGACGGCGAGGCGCGCGTCGAGGTGGCCGACCGGGCCGCCGAGGTGGTCGCCGAGGTCGACGCGGAGACCGACGGCACGGCGCTGCTGTGCGCCCACGGCGGTCTGATCAGCTCGCTCACCGGCAGGCTGCTGGAGCTGCCGGTGGACCGCTGGGGGCTGCTCGGCGGCATCAGCAACTGCCACTGGACGGTGTTCACCCGCCGCCCCGGCGGCGACCCGAGGTGGCGGCTGACCTCGTACAACGCCGGAACCACCAGGTGA
- the rsfS gene encoding ribosome silencing factor, which produces MAATDEARRLALVAANAASDKKAHDVILLDVSEQLVITDCFVIASAPNERQVGAIVDGVEEKLREAGRKPVRREGAREGRWVLLDFVDVVVHVQHSEERSFYGLERLWKDCPRIEFDAGPSSPDEDATGEDTTASSTGEAAADEVDRA; this is translated from the coding sequence GTGGCAGCCACCGACGAGGCACGACGGTTGGCGCTGGTCGCCGCGAACGCGGCGTCCGACAAGAAGGCGCACGACGTGATCCTCCTCGACGTGTCCGAGCAGTTGGTCATCACCGACTGCTTCGTGATCGCCTCCGCTCCCAACGAGCGGCAGGTCGGCGCGATCGTGGACGGCGTCGAGGAGAAGCTCCGCGAGGCGGGGCGCAAGCCGGTCCGCAGGGAGGGCGCCCGCGAGGGCCGCTGGGTCCTGCTGGACTTCGTGGACGTCGTGGTGCACGTCCAGCACTCGGAGGAGCGCAGCTTCTACGGCCTGGAGCGGCTGTGGAAGGACTGCCCCAGGATCGAGTTCGACGCGGGCCCCTCGTCCCCGGACGAGGACGCCACCGGCGAGGACACCACCGCGAGCAGCACCGGGGAGGCTGCCGCCGACGAGGTCGACCGGGCATGA
- a CDS encoding cytochrome P450 has protein sequence MEVRNYPFNEAVELRPDPTALELQEREPVSQVRLPYGGDAWLVTRHADVKTVLGDPRFSRAATLELGADLPRAFPLHRTESNILTMDPPDHTRLRKLVAKGFTARRTELLRARAQEIVDDLLDAMEEQGPPADVVEALALPLPITIICEMLGVPVADRDRFRAWSDAAMSITAFTPEEVLAAARSLREYIAGLVEDKRANPGDDVLTDLVTAHDGGGPLTATEVVTFGVTLLAAGHETTANQIANFTHTLLANPDRMAELRADPALVPRAVEELLRFTPLGGSAGFPRIATEDVELSGVTVPRGAAVFVDIPSGNRDPEVFERPHEIDFHRAANPHVAFGHGVHHCVGAQLARVELQVAVGTLLARFPGLEPAGEAVFKRGRLVRGPQSLPVRW, from the coding sequence CCGTCGAGTTACGCCCCGATCCGACCGCGCTCGAACTGCAGGAGCGGGAACCGGTCTCCCAGGTCCGGCTGCCCTACGGCGGCGACGCCTGGCTCGTCACCCGGCACGCCGACGTCAAGACCGTCCTGGGCGACCCGAGGTTCAGCCGCGCGGCGACCCTGGAGCTGGGCGCCGACCTGCCCAGGGCGTTCCCGCTGCACCGCACCGAGTCCAACATCCTCACCATGGACCCGCCGGACCACACCCGGTTGCGCAAGCTCGTCGCCAAGGGGTTCACCGCCCGCCGCACCGAGCTGCTGCGCGCCAGGGCCCAGGAGATCGTGGACGACCTGCTGGACGCCATGGAGGAGCAGGGCCCGCCCGCCGACGTGGTCGAGGCGCTCGCGCTCCCGCTGCCCATCACGATCATCTGCGAGATGCTCGGCGTCCCGGTGGCCGACCGCGACCGGTTCCGCGCCTGGTCCGACGCCGCGATGTCGATCACCGCGTTCACCCCCGAGGAGGTCCTCGCCGCGGCCCGGTCGCTGCGCGAGTACATCGCCGGGCTGGTCGAGGACAAGCGCGCCAACCCCGGTGACGACGTGCTCACCGACCTGGTGACCGCCCACGACGGCGGTGGCCCGCTCACCGCGACCGAGGTGGTCACCTTCGGCGTCACGCTGCTGGCCGCCGGGCACGAGACCACGGCCAACCAGATCGCCAACTTCACCCACACCCTGCTGGCCAACCCCGACCGGATGGCCGAGCTGCGCGCCGACCCCGCGCTCGTGCCCAGGGCCGTGGAGGAGCTGCTGAGGTTCACCCCGCTGGGCGGCTCGGCCGGGTTCCCGCGCATCGCGACCGAGGACGTCGAGCTGAGCGGCGTGACCGTGCCCAGGGGCGCCGCGGTGTTCGTGGACATCCCGAGCGGCAACCGCGACCCCGAGGTGTTCGAGCGGCCCCACGAGATCGACTTCCACCGTGCCGCCAACCCGCACGTCGCGTTCGGCCACGGCGTGCACCACTGCGTCGGGGCCCAGCTCGCCAGGGTGGAACTCCAGGTCGCCGTGGGGACGCTGCTGGCGCGGTTCCCCGGTCTGGAACCGGCGGGCGAGGCGGTGTTCAAGCGGGGCAGGCTGGTGCGCGGCCCGCAGAGCCTGCCGGTGCGGTGGTAG